In Thermoanaerobaculales bacterium, one DNA window encodes the following:
- a CDS encoding DUF1330 domain-containing protein, with amino-acid sequence MSAYVIVNYDVVDPEGYDAYVSRAVPILAKHGGELLVVDGDTTPLEGETRSVHVVLRFASREAALTWYHDPAYVEAKRIRLASCDNTSMVLATQYVPPVP; translated from the coding sequence GTGAGCGCCTACGTCATCGTCAACTACGACGTCGTCGATCCTGAGGGCTACGACGCCTACGTGAGCCGTGCCGTGCCCATCCTCGCGAAGCACGGCGGCGAGCTGCTCGTCGTCGATGGCGACACCACGCCGCTCGAGGGTGAGACGCGCAGCGTGCACGTGGTGCTGCGCTTCGCATCGAGGGAGGCGGCGCTGACCTGGTACCACGATCCGGCCTACGTGGAGGCGAAGAGGATCCGCCTGGCGTCGTGCGACAACACCAGCATGGTGCTCGCGACGCAGTACGTCCCGCCGGTGCCCTGA
- a CDS encoding DUF3788 family protein: MTPTDEQVAHALGRSLGVWQRLREWLGSSAGVNGWEWRFSGKKYGWALRAKSGERNIAYLIPQRGSFLVGLVLGDRAMEVARTLELSPAAADVISAAKRYVEGTGFRLPVTRKDDLADIEKLIGAKLGR, translated from the coding sequence ATGACGCCCACTGACGAGCAGGTCGCGCACGCGCTCGGGAGGAGCCTCGGCGTGTGGCAGAGGCTGAGGGAGTGGCTCGGCTCGTCCGCGGGGGTCAATGGCTGGGAGTGGAGATTCTCGGGGAAGAAGTACGGCTGGGCGTTGCGCGCGAAGTCGGGCGAGAGGAACATCGCGTACCTGATTCCCCAGCGCGGGTCGTTCCTCGTCGGCCTCGTCCTCGGGGACCGTGCCATGGAGGTCGCTCGAACGCTCGAGCTCTCGCCGGCCGCGGCCGACGTGATCAGCGCCGCGAAGCGATACGTCGAGGGGACCGGCTTCCGGCTCCCGGTGACCCGCAAGGACGACCTCGCGGACATCGAGAAGCTCATCGGGGCGAAGCTGGGCCGATGA
- a CDS encoding VOC family protein: MHRSRLAGFIIDCNTDDLPAAAEFWGAALGMRVGVLPGEEGKYIHLGEPGDRLHVEVQRVSHPSRVHLDIETDDIEAEVQRLEALGATRVRKVKTWWVMEAPTGQRFCVVRPQGASFAAEANTWE, encoded by the coding sequence ATGCACAGGAGCAGGCTCGCGGGCTTCATCATCGACTGCAACACCGACGACCTGCCGGCGGCGGCCGAGTTCTGGGGGGCGGCGCTCGGCATGAGGGTCGGCGTCCTGCCGGGCGAGGAAGGGAAGTACATCCACCTCGGCGAACCGGGAGACCGGCTGCACGTCGAGGTTCAAAGGGTCTCGCATCCGAGCCGGGTGCACCTCGACATCGAGACCGACGACATCGAGGCCGAGGTGCAGCGCCTCGAGGCGCTCGGGGCGACGCGGGTTCGGAAGGTGAAGACCTGGTGGGTCATGGAAGCGCCCACCGGCCAGCGCTTCTGCGTCGTCAGGCCCCAGGGCGCGAGCTTCGCGGCCGAGGCCAACACCTGGGAGTGA
- a CDS encoding DUF1801 domain-containing protein: protein MIADLGDWRGERLAEIRALIHEVDPEVVEEWKWMGTPVWSHGGMFVLANAHKAKVKLTFCHGAGLPDPTKLFNAGVGGNRWRAIDLREGDTIDRPAFKALLRAAIAYNAAHAVPKLLSGGNPQIAKADGDAPVQAYIAAMPGWKRDVGRRLDALITRSVPGVRKAVRWNSPFFGIEGQGWFLSFHCFTAYVRVAFFRGASLRPVPPGESKQEDVRYLDIHEDDRLDEVLLAGWVRQASRLPGWGKA from the coding sequence TTGATCGCGGACCTCGGCGATTGGCGAGGCGAGAGGCTGGCCGAGATCCGCGCGCTCATTCATGAGGTCGACCCCGAGGTGGTCGAGGAATGGAAGTGGATGGGGACGCCCGTCTGGTCGCACGGGGGGATGTTCGTCCTCGCCAACGCCCACAAGGCGAAGGTGAAGCTGACGTTCTGCCACGGGGCCGGCCTCCCTGACCCTACGAAGCTCTTCAACGCGGGCGTGGGCGGAAACCGGTGGCGGGCGATCGACCTTCGCGAGGGGGACACGATCGACAGGCCCGCGTTCAAGGCGCTGCTGCGCGCGGCGATCGCCTACAACGCCGCGCACGCGGTGCCGAAGCTCCTGTCCGGCGGCAACCCGCAGATCGCGAAGGCCGACGGCGACGCGCCGGTGCAGGCCTACATTGCGGCCATGCCGGGGTGGAAGCGCGACGTCGGGCGCCGCCTCGACGCGCTCATCACCCGCAGCGTGCCCGGCGTGCGCAAGGCCGTGCGCTGGAACTCGCCGTTCTTCGGCATCGAGGGCCAGGGCTGGTTCCTCAGCTTCCACTGCTTCACCGCCTACGTCAGGGTGGCCTTCTTCCGCGGCGCGTCGCTGCGTCCTGTTCCCCCCGGTGAGTCCAAGCAAGAGGACGTGCGCTACCTCGACATCCACGAGGATGACCGGCTCGACGAGGTACTACTCGCCGGGTGGGTGAGGCAAGCCAGCCGCTTGCCGGGCTGGGGCAAGGCCTGA